The sequence CCTGGAAGCGAACGCTCGAGCTGGCGCAGCGTTAGCCGCCAGGGGCGGCGGCGGTACAGGCCCCCGCAGCCCCCCTGCCGCCTGGAAGGCGGCGCTACAAGTGAGCGATGCTGCGCCTCCTGGTATGTATCTAGTAAGGGAGTAGCTATGGCCGATCCACGCATCCGGCGCTGGGCAGAGACGCTCACGCGCTATTGTTTGTACGTGCAGCCGGGCGAGACGGTGGTGATTAACGCCGCGCCGCTGGCCGCGCCGCTGGTCGAAGAGGTGTACCGCGAAATCTTGCGGGCAGGCGGTAAACCGCTGCCGCGCATCTCGCTGCCCGCCCTCACGGAAATCACGCTGAAAGAAGCCTCTGATGCGCAGCTTGCATTTGTCTCGCCAATGGATGAAGTGATGGCCGAGACGATCAGCGCCCGGCTTTCGATTGGCAGCGAGGAGAATGTGCGCTCCCTGGCGAGCGTGGACCCATCGCGCCAGGCGATCCTTCAGCGGGCGAACGCCGCGTCACGGCGGCGCTTCAGTGAGCGCGAGCAGCAGGGACAGTTCAAGTGGTGCGGCACGCTCTATCCCACGCAGGCATATGCGCAGAACGCGGGGATGTCGCTGGGAGATTTTACCGAGTTTGTCTATGAGGCCTGCTTCTTGAACGACGAGCATCCTGCCGAACGCTGGCGCGCGTTGGGCGCGGCTCAGCAGCGTTATGTTGATTGGCTCAAGGGCAAAAAGCGCGTGCGGGTGCTGGGGCGCGATACTGATCTGTCACTTTCTATCGAGGGGCGCACGTTTATCAACAGCGATGGCAAGCGCAACTTTCCCAGCGGCGAGTTTTTCACCGGGCCAGTGGAAGATTCCGCCGAGGGTACGATTCGCTATATGGTCCCGTCGGCGATCAATGGGCGTGTGGTGCAGGATATTCGCCTGCGCTTCCGCAAAGGCGAGGTGGTCGAGGCGACGGCGGCCCAGGGCCAGGAGTTTATGGAGCAGATGCTGAAGATGGACGATGGGGCGCGGCGGCTGGGCGAGTTTGCCTTCGGCAACAACTTTGGCATTACACGCGGCATCAGCAACACGCTCTTTGATGAGAAGATCGGCGGCACCGTGCATCTGGCGTTGGGCAGCAGCTATCCAGAGACGGGCGGGCAGAATCTATCGGCGCTGCACTGGGATATGGTCTGCGATCTGCGCCCGGAGGCGGGCGGCGGCGAGGTCTGGGTGGATGATACGCTGTTCTTGAAAGATGGCAAGCTGCTGGTTTGAGGGCAGGCTGGCAGTACACATGGCGTGTACCGCCAGGGGGAGCGTTCGCGTAGGCCAGCGATGGGCCGCCGGGGACGGCGGCGGTACATGCCCCCTCGGCCCCACCCCGGCATGCCGGGCATTCGTCTAACTCGCCTGTGCGGGTTTTGTGGCCCTGGGCCACCCAGGCGCGGTTTTAACCGCCAGCCTCTAAAGGGGGACAGACGCTTGAGC comes from Ktedonobacterales bacterium and encodes:
- a CDS encoding aminopeptidase — translated: MADPRIRRWAETLTRYCLYVQPGETVVINAAPLAAPLVEEVYREILRAGGKPLPRISLPALTEITLKEASDAQLAFVSPMDEVMAETISARLSIGSEENVRSLASVDPSRQAILQRANAASRRRFSEREQQGQFKWCGTLYPTQAYAQNAGMSLGDFTEFVYEACFLNDEHPAERWRALGAAQQRYVDWLKGKKRVRVLGRDTDLSLSIEGRTFINSDGKRNFPSGEFFTGPVEDSAEGTIRYMVPSAINGRVVQDIRLRFRKGEVVEATAAQGQEFMEQMLKMDDGARRLGEFAFGNNFGITRGISNTLFDEKIGGTVHLALGSSYPETGGQNLSALHWDMVCDLRPEAGGGEVWVDDTLFLKDGKLLV